The sequence agaagacatccaggtgactaagagacacacacaaagatgctcaacatcatttatcatcagggaaatacaaatcaaaactacaataagataccacctcacagctgtcagaattgctaaaattaacaacacaagaaacaacaggtgttggcgaggatgcagagaaagggaaacgctcttgcactgttggtgggaatgcaaactggtgcagccactctggaaaacagtatggaggttcttcaaaaaattaaaaataggaataccctatgacccagcaattgtactgccagctatttatccaaaaaatacaaaaatgctgattcgaaggggcacgtgcaccctgACGtgtatagcagtactatcaacaatagacaaattatggaaagagccaaaatgtctatcaactgacgacaaatggataaagaagatgtggcatatatatacaatggaatattactcggacatcgaaaagaaatcttgccattgcaacaacgtggatggaactagagtgtattatgctaagtgaaataagtcagagaaagatacatgtatgatttcactcgtggaatttaagaaacaaatgaacatagggaaagggaaggaaaaataagataaaaagaggcaaaccagagactcttaagtacagagaaaaaaggttgctggagggatgtgggtagggggatgggctaaataggtgatgggcattaaggagagcacttgttgggatgagcactgggtgttatatgtaaatgatgaataactaaattctactcctgaaatcactattacactgtgtgttaatccacttggatttaaacaaaaatttaaaataaaaaaaaaaaagaaacttagaaaaatgaGTTTAACATTTCTGGGATACCATTTTTGGGATAGAAAAAATGTCCAAAATGTTCATGGTGCATAGCAGTCTTGCTGCTAAATTAGGAATTGCATACTGTTTCTTTAGCATAAGAAATTATATACAGTTGACCGTTGAACAACTCAGGGTGGTGGTATTAGGGGTGCTGATTTacaccacacccccacccccgccatacATACACTGTCAAAATCCCATATACAgctttgacttccccaaaacttaactagtAGTACCCTACTGTTGACAGGAAGCCTTATTGAAACAGTCAACATATATTTTGTAAGTTATATGTATTGTACTGCATTAGGATGTACTATTGTGATACCCTGTGGGGCGTAGAGCTATTTCCAAAAAAATAGTTCCATACCATGTAACTTTTGTTGTATTAGTTAATGGCTTTGTCCTTTATTAGATGTGCCAGGTACTTCAGATATGTTaatggtggggctcctgggtgggtcagttggttaagcatctgacttttgataatcggctcaggtgatgatcttgcggtcatgggatcaagccctgcttcaggctccgtgctgagcatgaagcctgcttggggttctctttctctctctctctcccccacctcccctgtgtttctttctctctctctcaaaataaaataaacttaaaaaaaggaataacatcttttaaaaaaggtatGTTAATGGTAATATTCACAGCAGTCTTGTGAAGCAGAAATTGTTGTCTTtacttacagatgaagaaattaaagttcaTATACACTAAATTTATTTAAAGCCACAGAGCTCTGTGGTGATAGAGCCAAGATTGGACCCCAGATCTCTCTGATTTCAAAGTCTCAtgttttttctactatatttctATTATGTTTCTACTGTATATGTTTCTACTAAATTAAATCAGACATGAGCTAGTCAACTCAGAGTTTATGAATTCTTATCCTAGAATGGCTGGTCCCTGTGCCTTGGGCTTTTTGTCATGGAAGTTAGCTACATACTCTGACTAGTTCTGTGCATCTGCACACCTTTCATGCCAGGCATTTGAAACTGGGACTAATggtatgtgggtttttttttttaagattattgtaCTTTATTTCacaactttattgaggaataatgtagaataaacacatatttaaagaatacaatttgatgaattttgacacaTGTATATACCCGTGAAACCATCATCATAATAAATACCCTTTACTCCTTAAGATTTCTTTGTGCCTCTTTGTGATCTGTACCTCTCACCATCCctaagcaaccactgatctattttctgcctttatagtttgcattttctagaatttcatataagtaGAGTTACATAATGCTgttttaaatgttagaattttcttctctgcttaGGCTGCTCTGGTCACATCATCACCATATGAGTTGTGTTCCTTTGGAGCACTCTCCATCTGAGGCTTGGCAGACCCCCTGCAATCTGTGATGCCTCTCCCTTAAACTGCTCTAGCTGCCACTTCCCTACTCTATCTTAGATAATCTTTACTTGTTTCTTAAAGCCATGAAAGACCCAGGAAGGCTTACATGATTCTTTTCCTCAAGCTCGCTGGCTATGACCTTTCTAGTTTCCCTTCTAAATGGATAATGAATGCTACAGTTCTGATCCTGATAGGCAGTTCTCTAGTTAGGGCCCAAACCATACATACTATGCTCCCTGGCAGTCAAAGGTCAATGAGGGCAAGTGGGGTTCAGATCCTGCCCCATCTAGATTTCCCAGTGGTAGATTGGCAGATCCTTTCTCCCCACTtgtctgaatgtgtgtgtatgtgtgggcgCACACGTGTTGGGTATGCATAGGGTTCTTGCTATATAAAGTTGCAAGTATATGTATGAGcatattaattttggaaaatcaaGTGCTCaaccctttaaaatattttgtttttactgtacAAAACAGAATCCGTTAACCTTAAAACAGCCGGCTATTTCACcagcaaaatgggtttattcaggaataacaATTGCAATTTGGGACATGCAAGCTATGGCAAAACGGTAGGCAATcctggagaacaaaggagaggactACTTTTTATAGAGGAAGGGGGGCTGTTGGGAGGGATTGTTATAAACAAATAGTCCATTGGAGTAACCTGGGAGTTTGAAATGTGGTGGCTTCTCATTGATTGAGTTGTGACAGTCTCTCACTGGCTGGGCTGCTGCCTCAGGGAGAAAATGTTCTTTCCTCCTGCTGGGGTAGTCAAGTATAGGCTTCTTCCTGTTTGGCAAAGGGCTGCAAGGAGTTGTATGGCATGAGAACTCCCCCTTCTGGCCTCTCAACTCcatttaaatgaggtttcctttattgAGTCTCACAAATCAAATACAAAATGATATTTGCtccaaaatttcattatttctgagtcatatgtatttttatgacaTGACTAAGGTCATGttattaaaaaagttatttcagtTTAATCTAAATAATTTCAAACTAATCCATATCTGAAATGTGTGTTATTTCATCTTTCATATCCTTAATCTCAGCTCGGACTATTGttaaattagatattttttcatttaagaaagcAATTTCTTTCTCTCGTTGTAGTAAGTCAGTAACCAATCTTCCAATGCGTAGTGTTAAATCATTTACCAATGGTTCCAAACGGGAAAAGTCCTTCTTTAGATTATACACCTTTGGTTTTAGATCATTTGCAAAAGTCACGGTCTTCATAACTTTAGCTCTGTCACTTTCTAAGCTTAAAAACCTATCTGTGTGCTTGTTGAAATTATTCTTTAGCTCTGAAAGTATCTTCTTAatagagttaattttttgtgaattTTCAGATGCTGTCTTCCGGAGCATTGCTGTTCGATCGATGCTACTTGAAAGAAGATCACCTATGTTTTTTActgtatctttttctattttttctattttattttctaattcttgcACAGAATCTGTCAATGATGTTGCATCAGTTACTAAACCTGAAATACGTCGTATATCTGTTTTTACAGTTGTAATCTTGAGACCGACATCTTTTGCCATGGAAGTTGTACTTTGGTCTACTTTTGTTACATCTTGAGAAAGAGTTGTCAAATTGTTGTtcagtatattttgtttttcagttatcCTGTTGGACCAAGTTTTCACTTCATAAATTTCCTCCTGTAGACGCTTTAGATGGGCAATTATTTGAAAAGACTTCCACTGTTCCACGATAGCTTCAGACTTCTGacactataagaaaatataacacCACAATAATTAACTTGATTAAaagcttaatatttaaaattcaacttaAATTTTAGgtgctatttattttgttttttaatgtttattcatttttgaaagacagagagtgaggtgaggatgggcagagagggagacacagaatttgaagcaggctccacgcccagcacagagccctatgcggaacttgaactcaccaaatacgagatcatgatctgagctaaagtcagatgcttaactgactgagctacccatgcgcCTCCATAATTTTTGAAACATAAGTTTGTAGCTATTTCAAGTGCTAGAATGAAGGGACCAATGCCTAAGACTTCATATGCATATCTTTATTGTCCTAttacatttaaagattttatttttaagtaatttccacacccaacatgggttggacttacaacccagagatcaagtcacatgctctaccaactgaaaaAGCCAGGTTCCTCTCCTATTACTTTTATGAATAATTTCCTGGGGTATCTATCCATGAATAATTCAATTAACTAATTCTTAAATTCCTAGTATTTTAGGCATACCAAGTGTGAGGGACATAAAGATGAGTACAGCTTGGGTTGTGACCTCAACTCAGTTTAGCAGAGGATAGAtatgtaaaaagcaaaacaaccagagaataaaaaaaactatCTCCAAAGTTCTAAAATCCTGTGATTTCAAATACAAATGGTTCTCAACTTTTGTATATTTCCATgccatcctccctccccaccatccaTTGTAATACTGATATCTATAAATTGTCATTTTGGTTTAACTTGGATACATTAGTTGCTGAACATCTTTTCCCCATCCCATCCAACCCCTAGTTGATGAACATTTTGAGCCACATAACTGCCTGGCAGCTATGACAAGCTGAAATGTAGAATAGTTAACTCATAGTAGTGATTCCCCCTCCTTGCCCATATGtttgatttcaaaacatattttaggACTTTTCTCCTCAGTAGGTTTATGCTATGTTATTTAATGGTGGGGAGAGATGgcccaaaatattttttggtaGTGAAGTTAGAATGTGAAAATGTTATTATTGGTGTGACATTAAAGAGTAACCACAAACCAGAAGGAAATCAAGTAGTGATTGCaaaagcactgtttttttttaagggaaaggtTTTGCAAGTGTATTTGCTGAAACAGAGCCTCCAAAGGGTGAAGAAAGTAGATGgcttatttcttctatttcattattaggtTATTATTTATTAACATATCTACTCTGGTAGAGTAAATGTAGCTTACCAGCATTACACAGTTAAGAGTCCTCAGAAAgagcctactttattttttaattatttatttatttttgagagagagtgaggggagagagaattccaagcaggctccaccctgtgaGGGAAGAGCCCACCTAGgggctccacatggggctcaaattcaggagcccatgagatcatgacttgagttaaaatcaggagtcaaatgcttaacccactgagccacccagacgctccagaactttatttttataaggatCAGATCATTAAGAAACTGCTACTAAGGCTCTCTTTCACTTGATAGCTTATAAAAGCAATTTATCATGAACTTCTATTGATCTTTACTAACATATTAACTGAACACAGTGTAGGAATAGTCTTGAAATTGTTTCACCAAATTGTTTTTAGAATTACTTAGGGCTTGTTTAAATTATTTGCCTAGAATGGACAGAAGAGTTGGAGAGTCTACCAAAAAGATTCACAAGATTCAgtcagaaatttaaatatttaccaaattccTATCATATATGCAAGGTACTAAGCTAGATGCTGTCCTGTAATGGTCAGTATTATCTCAATCTGCAAGTGGAACAACATGGTTCAAGGGAATGATGTGGGTCCAACTGGTTTTCCAAAAACTTTGATAAAAGATCTTTGAACTGTAACTAAAGGACCTGGAAATTTTATtaatctctaaaatttaaaaccatgtaAAGCCAGAAGGGGTCTtagagattaaaaatttttttttttaatgtttatttatttttgagagagacagagacagaatgcaagtggtttggggcagagagagagggagacacagaagcagaagcagaagcagaagcaggccccaggctctgagctgtcagcacagagcccaacgcggggctcgaactcacgagctgtgagaccatgacctgagccgaagtctgacgctcagccgactgagccacccaggcgccccagagatttTTTGATATaattccctcattttacaaattaaaaaactgaGCCCCCAAATAAAGTGCCCAAGAACACACAGTTAGTGGCAGAGCCTAGATTGGAAGATTCTGGCCTAAGGCTTTTTCTCCATCTCGCTTTCCCACTCTTGCCTAAACATTTATCAGTTCCTTCTTATGCCCAAGGCCCAAACAATTTTAGGTCATAGTTACAACCTTTGGGTGACTTACAGTCTTGTTTAATGGTGACATGGAAGAGACACATTTggcagaattaattttttaaattctcaagatGGTTCTATTGATAGCAGATTTCTTGTGATTTTCTCCCCATGATTGAACAGTAGCAGGTTGCATTGTATAGTGGGAGGTCAGTAGCCTCTGGAGTTAGACAGACGTAGCAGTGTGACTACAAGTTTTCTAACCTTGGTAAgccccaatttcctcatttgaatAATGGGTGTCAAGGCTAGCAAAGTTGTAGTGGGAAGTAGTGATAATATGGGTCATGGTAGGTACTCAATACACAGAGCTGTTACTGTTGACAATGATGAACATAGACTTCCTAGCAGCGTTTGACACATAATAGACTCAAAATGCTAGTTCTCTCCTCCCTTGCTGTGAAAGCTGCGATGGAGCATTTTGATTCATATTAAATTAATACTTTATAGctgaactaaaaaaaacaaaacaaaacagatgatggGCAAATTTGCAGAGCTTTTGCCACCTGTGCAAATATGAAGTAAGTATATAGAGAAATGAGTTTTTTCCATGTGTTTGGTGAATTTGcagtatcattatttttaatgacatattaATATTGGATCACGATTATAGATTCATAGAAAGGTAATCAggttaagatgaaaaataatgcCATTGACTTTGTATCTTACTAGTTTTCCATTAAACCATATGgataataaatcaacatttttatttttcattataaaatataaaagtacacTTAGTCAACAGCTTACAATCATTAGgcaaaatttaaggaaatatatattttttaattttttctttgacgtttatttatttttgagacagagacagagcatgaatgggggaggggtagagagagggagacacagaatctgaagtaggctccaggctctgagctgtcagcacagagcccgacgcagggctcgaactcatggactgtgagatcatgacctgagccaaagttggatgcttaaccaacataAATAGattcttttaagcttatttattttgagagacagaaatagcacacacaagtgagggaagggcagagagagagggagagcgggaatcccaagcaggttctgcactgccagcacagagcccgacaggggactcgaactcatgaaccatgagattacaccttgagctgaaaccaagagttggacgcttaacccactgaatcatccaggcactccataaatagatttttaaactttgcatccagaagttaaaaaaattaggtGTTTGTTTTGTAAAAGTGATTTACTtgtactaaattaaaaaaatggacccAGTACTCTATCAGAAATTAACTGATATAAAATTTGTTATCAAttacaaagatacaaaaatgtgtTTTAGAATATGGTAATCTTCCTTAAAGGAAAGACTAAcagtataatttaatatttgataCACAGGAAGTTCTTGAAATTTCAAGGATCTGTGTTATATAAATGAATgtaagaaacagaagacaaatcAGGTACATCTAAATCTGACAGGTTTTTAGAGGAAAAactgaataaaggaaaata is a genomic window of Acinonyx jubatus isolate Ajub_Pintada_27869175 chromosome B4, VMU_Ajub_asm_v1.0, whole genome shotgun sequence containing:
- the IKBIP gene encoding inhibitor of nuclear factor kappa-B kinase-interacting protein isoform X2, encoding MLRKGEIRSPGALAGGTRGREAGGVCEAGERPGKEGTGFWAALSPGGGAVTAEASRSPRVKLPSLGLSSSGPPDMFEVKSRKKSGPKGAPSEPGKRSDGGKNPEARGGGGGGWADPRTGVSLLSLGTCLGLAWFVFQQSEKFAKVESQYQLLKIETNKFQGLQSKISLISEKCQKSEAIVEQWKSFQIIAHLKRLQEEIYEVKTWSNRITEKQNILNNNLTTLSQDVTKVDQSTTSMAKDVGLKITTVKTDIRRISGLVTDATSLTDSVQELENKIEKIEKDTVKNIGDLLSSSIDRTAMLRKTASENSQKINSIKKILSELKNNFNKHTDRFLSLESDRAKVMKTVTFANDLKPKVYNLKKDFSRLEPLVNDLTLRIGRLVTDLLQREKEIAFLNEKISNLTIVRAEIKDMKDEITHISDMD